The window TGAAATTTACCATGCCTCTCCCGCCCGTAACCCCTCTTTCATGCAACAACGCCGAGGGCAAAGATAAGTGCCTTGATTTTGAAGAGGGTCGTGACACGATTGTTCTCGGCGCTGATAACTTCCGTCAGGTCGAGATTACGGAGAAATCTGGTCATGCGCTCATCGGTTTTGATGGTGCGAACGTGCTGCTGTTGAAAGGAGTTAGCGCAGACGGCTTGGATCAGAAAGACTTCAAGTTTGTCTAAACGATCCATTCGCTCAAGACGAGCCTTTCTGTAACCAATCGAAAGCGCACTACAGGGAACATCTGTTGAGGATGTTCTTTTTTTTCGCGGTGTTGCTGAATGACGCTATGATTTCGTCGGATTGGAGGCACAGCCGCAAGGGTTTCAGAAACCGTCTCATAGCCAGATTCAGCAATGCCCGATCGCCCATCCACGACACCATCAAACCGCGAAATAGATACTGAAAGACCCTGAAAGCCTTGCGGTCTGAACCAGAGGATATATCTACTCGTTCATATTGCGATAGGTGGCCACCGCAGAGGGCGAAATCCGGTTAAGGTAGCGGAAAATCCAGTATTTAAATACTGTGTCCAAAATTACGGGGAACGTGGCGATAAAGATAAAGATAAACTCCCGGTTGGCAGGTAAGCCAAAGTGACGCGAAATTCCTTCTAGAATCACCTCCCAGCCGTGGGGCGAGTGGAAGCCGACAAAGATATCAGTAAACAGGATAATAATGAATGCCTTAGCGCTGTCACTGAGGCCATAGACCAGCTCATCAATAAACACCTTCAACACTGCCACTTCGCGCTTGCTCGACAACAGCACTAGCGTAAATGCTGCCACCGCAAACATATCGGAAAAGACATTTTTGATCGCGTCTGAGCTGAGTCTCCGGTATTCATCTTCAATTTCGGCAGCCTTTTCCTGATTAGCGCTGATGATCTCCTCTTCGGTCATCGGCGGGATCTTACCGATCAGCATTTCAAAGCGAAGACGATCTTCATACCGACTCAATTCCTCGCGAGCCTCATCTTCCATTTCGGCATTCAGAAAAATGGTTGTATTCGACTCTGGCGATCGGAACTGATCCACAATCGGCCCCACGATAAAGTTCTTAGCAACCTGCTGGGTCAGTAGCGGAATAATGATGAGCAGCAGGATAAACCGTAACGAAACGACTGTGCGAGCTTTTGAGGAGCGGAACGAATTAACTACCTCCTGTTCGGCTTGGGGATCAAGCTCTCGCTTAATGCGATCGACTGTGCGGAGGATGGAGCGGGGCAGCACTCCGGTTTTATCCACAAACGAGCCCACATCTTTTTTGGGTTTTGAACTCGCGTCAGGGGGGACGTCTACCGCGCCAGACAACAGATTAAACGGGTTCGTATAGCCACCATTGCGATCGCCCACTTTGGAACCATTCCCGGTTTCTTGGGCGGTAGTAATCACCATTGCAGGCGGATTTCGAGAGGTGCCGATTCCGTAGCGTACCAATACACTATCGATATAGCTGAGTCGATCGAGATTTGGATCTGTGGGTGTGTCCTGCGGCTGATCCTGAATCGTTGCGATCGCCCCATTCCCCGATGGAGACGGACCATTGACTGGAACCTCAATTTCTGCCGTCACCACATCGGAGAAGCGGACA of the Synechococcales cyanobacterium T60_A2020_003 genome contains:
- the pxcA gene encoding proton extrusion protein PcxA; this encodes MRTSSVLNSLKRYFRRSNAWLANTPDRALQEAYEAAQMIREMEEKHFNGNPVSPASGLYGKSAQDYFQAELKKYLDIIKVRLAEFRTSSSIVRFSDVVTAEIEVPVNGPSPSGNGAIATIQDQPQDTPTDPNLDRLSYIDSVLVRYGIGTSRNPPAMVITTAQETGNGSKVGDRNGGYTNPFNLLSGAVDVPPDASSKPKKDVGSFVDKTGVLPRSILRTVDRIKRELDPQAEQEVVNSFRSSKARTVVSLRFILLLIIIPLLTQQVAKNFIVGPIVDQFRSPESNTTIFLNAEMEDEAREELSRYEDRLRFEMLIGKIPPMTEEEIISANQEKAAEIEDEYRRLSSDAIKNVFSDMFAVAAFTLVLLSSKREVAVLKVFIDELVYGLSDSAKAFIIILFTDIFVGFHSPHGWEVILEGISRHFGLPANREFIFIFIATFPVILDTVFKYWIFRYLNRISPSAVATYRNMNE